In Paenibacillus guangzhouensis, a single window of DNA contains:
- a CDS encoding cache domain-containing sensor histidine kinase, producing MFRTTQSQRLTKKAVLFVIVFIFIPMLLIFWFGSNRASYSIKMQVGAALSELNKQNHATLDRVMDAVDQKLVTIMSSNLIQQWRDDTAFHAEQSLQKYIATENLLSTYSTNANYSLFVRTQQPENYDFAPSTSVSSAGVFFIEDLVASDWIEKAMAADGRGLVERIDQFGFNPDGRKTIALIRAVSDLSHGGKPISVVVATEIEKLLMSEMNAITLPDHARVFLTDAKGTVLVGSDPQASTFVIPDHGSELLTNVWVTDSHMYVYHDSVSYADRLIYEIPLNALLGSYNEVQRIIRTIAIGYFIVILLFLLYLGKSVLRPMARLASLTRSYEPGKEMKRYAEEDRDDEIGTSYRSFYLMTERLNQLVKEKYVMEIKQKESELNLMHSQITPHLLYNTLDSVYWYGIRGGVPEVADMVRDLSTMLRIGLSRGKEIITIREELNHVEAYLHLQEKRYHHSFKFHIQIEEGTEDCLLPKVIIQPLVENSILHGIGKMDGEGELWINIHASEDTLLISVEDNGFRALDLAKVQAILTGTADPDKGFGIRNVHKRIQLRFGDDYGLSYFVRQDGGTKVTIRLPVIRSQQELAVYIA from the coding sequence TTGTTCAGAACTACACAATCGCAACGCTTAACGAAGAAGGCTGTGCTGTTTGTCATCGTATTCATTTTTATTCCCATGCTCCTTATTTTCTGGTTCGGTTCCAATCGAGCTTCTTATTCTATTAAAATGCAAGTGGGAGCTGCCCTTTCCGAATTGAATAAACAAAATCATGCGACGTTGGACCGGGTGATGGATGCCGTCGACCAGAAGCTTGTAACCATCATGAGCTCGAATCTCATTCAACAATGGCGGGATGACACGGCATTCCATGCGGAACAAAGTCTGCAGAAATACATTGCAACCGAGAATCTGCTAAGCACCTATTCGACGAATGCGAATTATTCTTTGTTCGTACGAACGCAACAACCAGAGAACTATGATTTTGCCCCTTCTACAAGTGTATCGAGTGCTGGTGTGTTTTTTATAGAAGATCTTGTCGCAAGCGATTGGATTGAAAAAGCGATGGCAGCGGACGGAAGAGGCTTAGTAGAGCGCATCGACCAATTCGGCTTCAATCCAGATGGACGCAAGACCATCGCATTAATACGAGCTGTTTCGGATCTTTCCCACGGAGGAAAACCCATCAGCGTCGTCGTAGCCACAGAGATCGAAAAACTGCTGATGAGTGAAATGAATGCCATTACGCTGCCGGATCATGCCAGAGTCTTCTTAACCGATGCGAAAGGTACGGTCCTTGTCGGATCAGATCCCCAGGCATCAACTTTCGTTATTCCAGATCACGGTTCGGAATTGCTGACTAACGTGTGGGTTACGGATAGTCACATGTATGTCTATCATGACAGTGTCTCGTATGCCGATCGACTCATCTATGAGATCCCGCTTAACGCGTTATTAGGTTCTTATAATGAGGTCCAGCGGATTATTCGAACGATTGCGATAGGCTACTTTATCGTTATTCTGTTGTTCCTCTTGTATCTCGGGAAGTCTGTCTTAAGGCCGATGGCAAGACTCGCCAGTCTTACGCGATCTTATGAACCGGGAAAAGAAATGAAAAGATACGCCGAAGAAGATCGAGACGATGAAATTGGTACGTCTTACCGTTCTTTCTATTTGATGACGGAGCGGTTGAATCAATTGGTCAAAGAAAAATACGTGATGGAAATCAAGCAAAAAGAGTCTGAGCTTAACTTGATGCATTCCCAGATCACGCCGCATTTGCTATACAACACGCTGGATTCTGTCTATTGGTATGGAATCCGCGGAGGCGTGCCGGAGGTCGCTGACATGGTTAGAGATTTGTCGACGATGCTACGAATCGGCCTAAGCCGTGGCAAAGAAATCATTACGATAAGGGAAGAACTGAACCACGTCGAAGCGTATCTGCATTTACAGGAGAAGCGTTATCATCATTCATTCAAATTCCACATTCAAATCGAAGAGGGCACGGAAGACTGCTTGTTGCCAAAAGTCATCATTCAACCTCTCGTTGAGAATAGCATTCTCCATGGTATTGGTAAAATGGATGGGGAGGGGGAGCTATGGATCAATATCCATGCTTCGGAAGACACCTTGCTCATATCCGTCGAAGATAACGGGTTTCGTGCACTCGATCTAGCGAAGGTACAAGCGATTCTCACAGGAACGGCAGACCCGGACAAAGGTTTTGGCATTCGCAATGTACATAAACGGATCCAATTAAGGTTTGGAGATGACTATGGCTTATCGTATTTCGTGCGACAAGACGGTGGCACGAAAGTCACAATCCGACTTCCTGTTATTCGGTCCCAGCAAGAACTCGCCGTCTATATTGCATAA
- a CDS encoding response regulator, with translation MYTVLVVDDEAIVCQGIKEFLEMSGLNITQVWTASNGYEALDYLRMESIDLVLTDIQMDGMNGIELMESILSEKPDIPVVVISAYDQFEYAQKCIRLGARDYLIKPVQLQQLIQVVGSELSERNDKYKRLLEESIKLKFSMTGMLSLRSYILNEVITGSLVNADDYLFIFEQIGLKFEGPYYLVLLIELSWERSGASHRTIHSLRDRNLLKYAAINIVEETLSDLNAVTFYGQGHQIVTILQFDSSEHTDRKTDHISRLHLIGRTLVTNIQGYLHIDAVVGISPIQFGLPALPACYREAAKAVKWHALYENHTVFYAEDFSLKEASVQVDWQSRTEHFVERIKTGKSQEDILGVIERFIADISPIFERDDSTAGIPLSIAYRIYATLLEMKETVGERYTLLEPIRFFQFPLSGIEIQHRLAEFLTDAAELIHASMADHDQAIIQQSIAYIKQNYRHKGLKIQDIADHVHLSPNYLSYIFKQMVAETVWEFVTRLRLEEARYLLVNTHKKRYEIADEVGYESPEHFSRVFKRYYGESPNAVRES, from the coding sequence ATGTACACGGTATTGGTTGTAGACGATGAAGCCATTGTGTGCCAAGGGATTAAGGAGTTTTTGGAGATGTCTGGGCTGAACATTACGCAAGTATGGACCGCATCGAACGGTTACGAAGCCTTGGATTACTTGCGGATGGAATCGATTGACCTCGTACTGACCGATATCCAGATGGACGGCATGAATGGCATTGAACTGATGGAGTCCATATTATCCGAAAAGCCGGATATTCCCGTCGTTGTCATCTCGGCATATGATCAATTTGAATATGCACAGAAATGCATACGGCTAGGCGCAAGGGATTACTTGATCAAACCAGTGCAGCTGCAGCAGCTGATCCAAGTCGTGGGCTCGGAACTGTCCGAACGGAATGATAAATATAAACGGTTGCTGGAAGAATCGATCAAGCTCAAATTTTCGATGACTGGCATGTTATCTTTGCGCTCCTATATCTTGAATGAAGTGATTACAGGGTCGCTCGTGAATGCCGACGATTATTTGTTTATCTTCGAGCAGATTGGACTCAAATTTGAAGGCCCGTACTATTTGGTACTTCTCATCGAACTTTCTTGGGAACGGTCTGGCGCTTCGCATCGAACCATTCATTCACTTCGAGACCGTAATCTGCTGAAATATGCGGCAATCAATATTGTTGAGGAGACGTTGTCAGATTTGAATGCGGTGACCTTTTATGGTCAAGGTCATCAGATTGTCACGATCCTACAGTTTGATTCATCCGAGCATACAGACCGGAAAACAGACCATATCTCCCGGCTCCATTTGATCGGGAGGACGCTCGTAACTAATATTCAAGGTTACCTTCATATAGACGCGGTTGTTGGCATCAGCCCGATTCAGTTTGGACTTCCAGCACTCCCAGCGTGTTACCGAGAGGCGGCCAAAGCCGTTAAATGGCATGCGTTATATGAGAATCACACCGTCTTTTATGCCGAAGACTTTTCGTTGAAGGAAGCTTCAGTGCAGGTAGATTGGCAGTCGAGAACGGAGCATTTCGTCGAACGGATCAAGACAGGGAAAAGCCAGGAAGATATTCTGGGTGTCATCGAACGGTTCATCGCTGATATTTCACCGATTTTTGAGCGTGATGATTCGACGGCTGGTATTCCATTGAGCATCGCTTATCGGATCTACGCCACGCTGCTTGAAATGAAGGAAACGGTCGGAGAGCGCTATACGCTGCTAGAACCGATCCGATTCTTCCAATTTCCATTATCAGGTATAGAAATCCAGCATCGTCTGGCGGAATTTCTAACAGATGCGGCGGAGCTTATTCATGCATCCATGGCAGACCATGATCAAGCGATCATCCAGCAATCCATTGCTTATATCAAGCAGAATTATCGGCATAAAGGGCTGAAAATCCAGGATATTGCTGACCATGTACATCTCAGTCCCAATTATCTGAGCTACATATTCAAGCAAATGGTAGCCGAAACGGTGTGGGAATTCGTGACCCGATTGCGATTAGAGGAGGCCAGGTACTTGCTGGTGAATACACACAAGAAGCGATATGAAATCGCGGATGAGGTCGGCTATGAATCGCCAGAGCATTTCAGCCGCGTATTCAAGCGCTATTATGGCGAAAGCCCGAATGCGGTACGTGAGTCATGA
- a CDS encoding endo-beta-N-acetylglucosaminidase produces MNNKNARYKRILSIVLLLPLVVGMLTPEAYAAVNGDGTDVINENYADRLSLQPLAPAFRVETLLRWSPNTDPDALLNRSTIPLNKQRFKGSQINPLAHPQAGITSAAITTWNHDEASSVGSNAFNVYAFDNWQLLDSYIYWAGTNEGIFAIPSPDIVDAAHRNGVPVYATVGFPWGSGTPGALAEVNAFTQQNPDGSFPIADKMIEIAEYYGFDGYFMNQETYGVSKATAERMNEMMRYVKRHSNLRFSWYDAQSNNGNVSYQNAVNSNNDMYVKPAADGTYAVDEFFLNYNWGTSQINTTVTTMKGHNRDPYDAYAGFEIQQNSYNTNINTTPLLNEQKQPKVSIALYTPNSTMGLAANPADFHEKEKYLWTGPQGDPSLADDSSSWKGMARFVTDASVIQALPFTTNFNSGHGKQYFIDGAVTGTQEWNNRSVQDIMPTWRWWIRSVGSRINVAYDFDQAYNGGNSLKFSGPLDAASVNDVMLYSTKLQISDKTKVRLVYHNPTGADLSLGVAYGADYAKEQMKYYALPKHGVGWQSTVIDLGGEAGKTAYALSLQVRNEAPLDQSSIHLGQLEIYDSVAPVLPAPQQAKVDEQLIRTAYEAEARLSWTKASNVLHYEIYQKNADGSARLIGVTPNNHFYTSNISRTAANASSDNITKLLVVAVNQDYKRGTAAEVDFVWGMDISATEFSDHEASPNVALHAKVTGVSAENEAEPAAKALDGTVTGNSKWCATNKQSGYMSIDLGETKTIRRWRVEHAEYGGEAKDMNTIDFELLYKDDAGNWISAKRIRDNHSAVTDIILDQPVTAREFKLQVYNSGSSPWGAIRIYEWQMFERGALPKTDNIMMHFVTAENQEGAQDKVVLERVRNGQKVRLYKSLESTEALTEKVASKDGTLTIEGLDFGPAAGRIYYTVQSEGSDESLKYSTVYAKEPGFNPSETMLLSESSVYASKEFTVQFGLRNVTESVYAADIAMTYDSKLFQFISADPTKDGINLVSTVKDTPGKLRFILASNGTDNGMKGEVQILKLKFKAAKVEAATAASISVTDTTMGDDAGKETKASPSSITVQIKPEIVHPGMPGDVNQDGKVSIGDLAMIAANYGKTSASADWELIKHLDVNKDLKIDIEDLVFVASKIIE; encoded by the coding sequence ATGAACAATAAAAATGCTAGGTATAAGCGTATTTTATCTATTGTATTGCTGCTCCCCCTTGTTGTAGGTATGCTCACACCCGAGGCTTATGCCGCAGTGAATGGCGACGGAACGGATGTCATTAATGAGAATTATGCCGATCGGCTGAGTCTTCAGCCACTAGCCCCAGCATTCCGAGTCGAAACCTTGCTGCGATGGTCGCCAAATACAGATCCAGACGCATTATTGAACCGCTCCACCATTCCTCTGAACAAACAACGATTCAAAGGATCTCAGATTAACCCTCTAGCACATCCACAGGCAGGCATTACCTCAGCCGCAATCACTACATGGAACCACGATGAAGCAAGCTCCGTCGGTAGCAATGCGTTTAATGTCTATGCTTTTGATAATTGGCAATTACTAGATTCCTATATTTATTGGGCAGGTACGAATGAAGGCATTTTCGCTATCCCATCCCCGGACATCGTTGATGCTGCGCATCGCAATGGGGTGCCAGTCTATGCTACCGTGGGCTTCCCATGGGGCTCGGGCACGCCCGGTGCGCTGGCAGAAGTCAATGCGTTCACACAGCAGAATCCAGATGGATCTTTTCCTATCGCGGACAAAATGATCGAGATTGCTGAATACTACGGCTTTGATGGGTACTTCATGAATCAAGAAACCTATGGCGTAAGTAAAGCGACGGCTGAACGGATGAATGAAATGATGCGCTACGTCAAGCGACACTCGAACCTTCGGTTCAGCTGGTACGATGCGCAGTCCAATAACGGTAATGTCTCCTACCAGAATGCGGTCAACAGCAATAATGATATGTATGTGAAGCCGGCGGCGGACGGTACATATGCGGTCGATGAGTTCTTCTTGAACTATAACTGGGGGACGAGTCAGATCAATACGACGGTCACGACGATGAAAGGGCATAACCGCGATCCTTATGATGCCTATGCAGGCTTCGAAATCCAACAGAACTCGTATAACACCAATATTAATACGACCCCACTCCTGAATGAGCAGAAACAGCCCAAAGTTTCGATCGCGCTCTATACCCCGAACTCCACGATGGGATTAGCTGCAAATCCTGCGGATTTTCATGAAAAAGAGAAATATTTATGGACAGGTCCGCAAGGGGATCCGTCATTAGCAGATGATTCTTCTAGCTGGAAGGGGATGGCGCGATTCGTGACGGACGCTTCCGTTATTCAAGCGTTGCCGTTTACGACCAATTTCAACAGTGGTCACGGCAAGCAATATTTCATAGACGGTGCGGTAACAGGCACACAGGAATGGAACAACCGCTCCGTCCAAGACATTATGCCGACATGGCGATGGTGGATTCGAAGCGTTGGCAGCAGGATCAATGTAGCGTATGATTTCGACCAAGCTTATAACGGTGGGAACTCGCTTAAGTTCAGCGGACCACTCGATGCGGCATCCGTGAATGATGTGATGCTCTACAGCACCAAGCTGCAGATCTCGGACAAGACAAAAGTTCGATTAGTCTATCATAATCCGACTGGAGCAGATCTATCGCTTGGCGTAGCATATGGTGCAGACTATGCAAAGGAACAAATGAAATATTATGCGCTGCCGAAGCACGGTGTAGGATGGCAATCTACCGTCATTGATCTTGGGGGTGAAGCGGGTAAGACGGCATATGCGCTAAGTCTGCAAGTGCGTAACGAAGCGCCGTTAGACCAATCTTCGATTCACTTAGGACAACTGGAAATCTATGATTCAGTTGCACCAGTCCTTCCTGCACCGCAGCAGGCGAAGGTGGATGAACAGCTCATCCGTACGGCGTATGAAGCGGAAGCTCGGTTGAGCTGGACGAAGGCATCTAACGTGTTGCATTACGAAATCTATCAGAAAAATGCGGATGGAAGTGCACGATTGATCGGCGTCACGCCGAACAATCACTTCTATACGTCGAACATTTCGCGGACAGCTGCGAATGCCTCGTCAGACAACATCACGAAGCTGCTCGTTGTGGCTGTGAACCAAGACTATAAGCGCGGAACGGCAGCAGAAGTCGACTTTGTATGGGGGATGGATATTTCTGCGACGGAATTCAGCGATCACGAGGCTTCTCCGAATGTCGCGCTGCACGCCAAAGTGACAGGGGTATCGGCCGAGAACGAAGCTGAGCCTGCTGCGAAGGCACTTGATGGCACAGTGACAGGGAATAGCAAATGGTGTGCAACGAATAAGCAAAGCGGCTATATGTCCATCGATTTAGGCGAGACGAAGACGATCCGCCGTTGGCGCGTCGAACATGCTGAATATGGCGGAGAAGCGAAGGACATGAACACGATTGATTTCGAACTGCTGTATAAAGACGATGCGGGGAATTGGATCAGCGCCAAGCGGATTCGCGATAATCACAGTGCGGTGACAGATATTATTCTCGATCAGCCGGTCACTGCGCGAGAATTCAAACTCCAGGTCTACAATAGCGGTTCATCCCCTTGGGGGGCGATCCGGATCTACGAATGGCAGATGTTCGAGCGCGGAGCATTGCCGAAAACCGATAACATCATGATGCATTTCGTAACCGCTGAGAACCAAGAAGGTGCGCAGGATAAAGTTGTCCTGGAACGCGTACGGAATGGTCAGAAGGTTCGATTATACAAATCATTGGAGAGCACGGAAGCATTGACGGAGAAAGTCGCTTCCAAAGACGGTACCCTAACGATTGAAGGGTTGGATTTCGGACCGGCAGCAGGAAGAATCTATTATACCGTTCAAAGCGAAGGATCCGATGAAAGTCTCAAGTATAGTACGGTTTACGCCAAAGAACCTGGATTCAACCCATCAGAAACAATGTTGTTGTCTGAGAGCAGTGTATACGCCAGTAAGGAATTTACCGTGCAATTTGGGCTGCGTAATGTGACCGAGAGTGTATATGCGGCGGATATTGCAATGACCTACGATTCAAAGTTGTTCCAATTCATCTCTGCCGATCCGACTAAGGATGGCATCAACCTCGTGTCGACTGTGAAAGACACGCCTGGCAAACTGCGCTTCATTCTAGCAAGCAACGGAACCGACAACGGCATGAAAGGTGAGGTACAGATATTGAAGCTGAAGTTCAAGGCAGCCAAGGTTGAGGCAGCTACTGCAGCATCCATCTCTGTCACAGATACCACAATGGGTGATGATGCAGGAAAGGAAACCAAGGCATCTCCATCTTCGATTACCGTTCAGATCAAGCCGGAGATCGTCCATCCTGGCATGCCGGGCGACGTGAACCAGGACGGCAAGGTCAGCATCGGAGATTTGGCGATGATCGCGGCGAATTACGGTAAAACTTCCGCAAGCGCGGATTGGGAACTCATCAAACATCTAGATGTGAACAAAGATTTGAAAATTGATATTGAGGACCTGGTGTTCGTGGCAAGCAAGATTATCGAGTAA
- the ant(6) gene encoding aminoglycoside 6-adenylyltransferase, producing the protein MRSRQEMMDLGMQFAHSYEQIRLFTLEGSLTNVNIPPDEFQDYDFSYFVTDMEHFKRSDEWIDFFGPRMILQKPEDMELFPAELGNWFSYLMIFEDGTKIDLTLIPLGEVGDYFEQSDGLVEVLLDKDNRIKQPVVASDRQYYIRKPSARSFDDCCNEFWMSATYVAKGLARQEILFAIDMMNNVFRPNLLTMLRWKVGMDTEYTLSIGKSDKFLQQYVTREIWERLLSTYNMVSIPSMWAALDTCVALFRETAHQIAKQYQYSYPAYDAKISPYIDHIRKKSN; encoded by the coding sequence GTGAGAAGCAGACAAGAAATGATGGACTTAGGCATGCAATTTGCCCATAGCTATGAACAGATTCGGCTATTTACACTGGAAGGCTCGCTTACCAATGTGAATATCCCGCCCGATGAATTTCAAGACTATGATTTCTCATATTTTGTCACGGATATGGAGCACTTCAAGCGCAGCGATGAATGGATCGACTTTTTCGGCCCTCGGATGATCCTGCAGAAGCCCGAGGATATGGAGCTGTTCCCGGCAGAGCTTGGGAATTGGTTCTCCTATCTCATGATCTTCGAAGACGGAACCAAGATTGATCTTACGTTGATTCCGCTGGGTGAAGTGGGAGATTACTTCGAACAGAGCGACGGTCTAGTGGAAGTATTGCTTGATAAGGACAATCGGATAAAGCAGCCTGTTGTCGCATCCGATCGTCAATATTATATTCGGAAGCCGAGCGCGCGATCGTTCGATGATTGTTGCAATGAATTTTGGATGAGTGCGACATATGTCGCCAAAGGGCTGGCCAGGCAAGAGATTCTATTCGCGATCGATATGATGAACAATGTATTTCGCCCGAATCTGCTCACGATGCTGCGGTGGAAGGTTGGTATGGATACGGAATATACCTTGAGCATTGGGAAGTCAGATAAGTTTTTGCAACAATACGTCACACGAGAGATATGGGAGAGACTGCTATCAACGTATAATATGGTCTCCATCCCGTCCATGTGGGCAGCCCTCGATACGTGTGTGGCGTTATTCAGAGAAACGGCGCATCAAATTGCCAAGCAATATCAGTATTCATATCCTGCATATGATGCGAAAATCAGTCCTTATATTGATCACATCCGTAAGAAGTCTAACTAA
- the aroC gene encoding chorismate synthase translates to MAGNTYGEVFKITTFGESHGAAVGVIVDGVTPGVEIDETYIQRQMDRRKPGQSSVTTPRKEYDKIQILSGVFEGRTTGTPLAIMLHNHDMNPGAYHEIQHAFRPGHADFTYLQKYGIRDYRGSGRASGRETAARVAGGAVARKLLERRGVQVLAYTREIGGIACQTFDEASIEQNAVRACDPAAAAEMIQKIEQLALQGDSCGGIVECRIRGVDPGLGEPVFDKLDAELAKAMLSIGAVKGIEFGAGFEAASMLGSEHNDAMSNDGFLSNHAGGIIGGISTGQEIVFRISVKPTSSISVTQRTINVAGEEQEIKTEGRHDPCICPRIVPVVEAMACLVLEDQYKRQAAMLG, encoded by the coding sequence ATGGCAGGTAACACATATGGTGAGGTATTCAAAATAACGACGTTTGGTGAGTCTCATGGCGCAGCGGTCGGTGTCATCGTGGATGGCGTGACGCCGGGCGTCGAAATCGACGAAACGTATATTCAACGCCAGATGGACCGGCGGAAACCAGGTCAATCTTCCGTGACGACGCCGCGCAAGGAATACGATAAGATTCAGATTCTATCGGGTGTATTCGAAGGCAGGACAACAGGAACGCCGCTCGCGATCATGCTGCATAATCATGACATGAATCCCGGCGCGTATCATGAAATTCAGCACGCTTTTCGACCAGGTCATGCGGATTTTACGTATTTGCAGAAATACGGGATCCGAGATTATCGGGGAAGCGGACGGGCTTCGGGTAGAGAGACAGCAGCTCGTGTCGCTGGCGGCGCTGTGGCGCGTAAGCTGTTAGAACGTAGAGGCGTTCAAGTGCTGGCATATACCCGCGAGATCGGTGGGATTGCATGCCAGACATTCGACGAAGCGTCGATTGAACAGAATGCGGTTCGCGCTTGTGATCCGGCCGCAGCGGCTGAAATGATACAGAAGATCGAGCAGTTGGCATTGCAGGGCGACAGCTGCGGCGGCATCGTCGAATGCCGGATTCGCGGGGTGGACCCTGGTCTTGGTGAGCCAGTATTCGATAAATTGGATGCGGAGCTCGCGAAGGCGATGCTCTCGATTGGCGCAGTGAAAGGCATCGAATTCGGTGCAGGGTTCGAAGCTGCTTCCATGCTTGGCAGCGAGCATAATGACGCGATGAGCAACGATGGTTTTCTTAGTAACCATGCGGGAGGCATCATTGGAGGAATTAGCACAGGGCAAGAGATCGTCTTTCGAATCAGCGTGAAACCGACATCGTCGATTTCTGTAACTCAGAGAACGATCAACGTGGCAGGAGAGGAGCAAGAGATTAAGACGGAGGGCAGGCATGATCCATGCATTTGTCCAAGAATTGTTCCGGTTGTCGAAGCGATGGCTTGTCTCGTACTCGAAGATCAATATAAACGGCAAGCTGCTATGTTAGGATAA
- the aroA gene encoding 3-phosphoshikimate 1-carboxyvinyltransferase — translation MRLTEPDWEARSPWSTHNDKAEVTIHPPERPVNGRIQVPGSKSLTNRALIIAALADGNSELHGILKSDDSYWCIDALTKLGVQVAIEGDMAYVDGRGGAWPNSTGELYVGAAGTLARFLPGALAIGHGSWTLRGSKRMSDRPLSPLLSALTALGTQFDYQQSERCLPFSLQAAGLQGGEVHLPGSTSSQFISGLLISAPYAREQITIHIDGEVVQRDYVQMTLDMMASFGIRPEVSHDGQSIKVPTGRYHAQSYKLEPDISTCCYFWASAALTAGCIRIDGVNAHSVSQPDIEILDALELMGCVVHRGDSFIEVQGPSQLKGGFTLSMKKWSDQTLTIAAMAPFADAPITLKDAAHIRHHECDRIAAICKELSKLGIQVEEHQDGLTIYPGQPKPALLDSHDDHRMAMSLSLIGLRIANVRIMDPGCVSKTCPDYFERLSALGVSIAY, via the coding sequence ATGAGATTAACCGAACCAGATTGGGAAGCGCGTTCCCCGTGGTCTACCCACAATGATAAAGCGGAAGTGACTATTCATCCTCCGGAAAGACCTGTGAATGGGCGCATTCAGGTACCTGGAAGCAAGAGCTTAACCAATCGCGCATTGATCATCGCCGCATTGGCGGACGGAAACTCGGAGCTCCATGGCATTCTAAAAAGCGATGATTCATACTGGTGCATCGATGCGCTAACGAAGCTTGGTGTGCAGGTCGCCATAGAAGGGGATATGGCTTATGTCGATGGGAGAGGTGGCGCGTGGCCGAACAGCACAGGTGAACTTTACGTCGGCGCGGCCGGGACGTTGGCGCGGTTTTTGCCGGGAGCATTAGCGATAGGCCATGGATCATGGACTTTGCGAGGGAGCAAACGTATGAGTGATAGACCGCTCTCTCCGCTGTTAAGCGCGCTAACGGCATTAGGGACGCAATTCGATTATCAGCAATCGGAACGTTGTCTCCCTTTTTCGCTTCAAGCAGCAGGTTTGCAAGGTGGAGAAGTCCATTTGCCAGGATCCACTTCCAGTCAATTCATTAGTGGCTTGCTCATTTCCGCCCCGTACGCCAGAGAACAGATCACGATACACATTGACGGTGAAGTCGTTCAACGGGATTATGTTCAAATGACGCTCGATATGATGGCTTCCTTCGGAATAAGACCTGAGGTATCCCATGATGGGCAATCGATTAAAGTTCCTACAGGACGTTATCATGCGCAGTCTTATAAGCTGGAGCCGGACATTTCGACATGCTGTTACTTCTGGGCCTCCGCAGCACTCACGGCGGGATGCATTCGAATCGATGGGGTGAACGCGCACAGTGTAAGTCAACCGGACATTGAGATCTTAGATGCGTTGGAATTGATGGGCTGTGTGGTGCATCGGGGTGACAGCTTTATTGAAGTGCAAGGTCCAAGTCAACTCAAAGGCGGTTTTACGCTAAGCATGAAGAAATGGTCAGATCAGACGCTTACAATTGCGGCCATGGCTCCATTTGCCGATGCTCCTATTACACTGAAGGACGCTGCACATATCAGGCATCATGAATGTGATCGTATCGCCGCGATATGCAAGGAACTGAGCAAGCTCGGCATTCAGGTAGAGGAGCATCAAGACGGCTTAACGATCTATCCAGGCCAGCCGAAGCCGGCTTTATTAGATTCACATGACGACCATCGGATGGCGATGTCGCTGTCACTAATTGGTCTCAGAATCGCGAATGTACGGATTATGGATCCAGGTTGCGTGTCGAAGACGTGTCCGGATTATTTTGAGCGATTGTCAGCATTAGGCGTATCGATAGCGTACTGA
- a CDS encoding LysR family transcriptional regulator, with product MMNLEWYRIFMHTARCQNLTKAAQELHITQPSVSYAIKQMEEALGMKLFHRQSKGVALTVEGQALLQYVEQSFALLESGHKHLHNLKQLHEGEIRIGASDSLIKHLLLPQLNAYHQAYPGIRIRLSHGKTPDITKRLIEGEIDCAVLHLPMDDPKLSIEPLAVLEDCFVVGEAYDELKNHSLTMKELASLPLILLSPGSRTRIFVEQWFADQGFQVKPDIELGSVDLLSEFARLGYGAAFISRSFVREELQNGKLFELKLIDPLPPRWIGFAVRRDMKLSMAADAFVQLLRTSSEGMK from the coding sequence ATGATGAATCTCGAATGGTATCGAATATTTATGCATACCGCGCGCTGCCAAAATTTAACGAAAGCTGCACAGGAGCTCCACATTACACAGCCCTCCGTCAGCTATGCGATCAAGCAGATGGAAGAAGCGCTCGGAATGAAATTGTTCCATCGACAATCCAAAGGTGTAGCGCTCACAGTAGAAGGACAGGCATTACTCCAATATGTGGAGCAATCGTTCGCGTTGCTGGAATCAGGTCACAAGCATCTTCACAATCTGAAGCAGCTGCATGAGGGGGAAATTCGTATCGGGGCGAGTGATTCGCTCATCAAACATCTATTGCTGCCGCAATTAAATGCTTATCACCAAGCCTATCCGGGCATTCGCATCCGTCTCTCACATGGCAAAACGCCCGACATTACGAAGCGCCTAATCGAGGGCGAGATCGACTGTGCAGTGTTGCACCTGCCTATGGATGATCCGAAGCTAAGTATCGAGCCACTTGCTGTGTTGGAGGATTGTTTTGTCGTTGGGGAAGCGTATGATGAGCTGAAGAATCACTCACTTACAATGAAGGAACTTGCTTCACTACCGCTGATTCTATTATCTCCAGGCAGCCGTACAAGAATCTTCGTCGAGCAATGGTTCGCAGATCAGGGCTTCCAGGTAAAGCCGGATATTGAACTCGGTAGTGTGGATCTACTATCAGAATTCGCTAGACTGGGGTACGGTGCTGCGTTCATTAGCCGTTCATTCGTTCGTGAAGAACTCCAGAACGGGAAGCTGTTCGAACTGAAGCTTATCGACCCGCTCCCGCCTCGATGGATTGGTTTTGCTGTGCGGCGTGATATGAAGTTGTCCATGGCGGCCGATGCCTTCGTGCAGCTTCTTCGGACTTCTTCAGAAGGAATGAAATGA